Proteins from a single region of Papaver somniferum cultivar HN1 unplaced genomic scaffold, ASM357369v1 unplaced-scaffold_79, whole genome shotgun sequence:
- the LOC113344586 gene encoding protein HESO1-like, producing MGAEIPYLSAIGALFYLAQCWLTAERNIHDTCTANIEIFKMNSSRNLNQSSLPELFISFFQKFSRISVLASEYTICTYTGQWEYKRGNDKWTKDYPLLIEDPFEQPDNAARAVSMNQLPRISEAFERTHPSLVSSNQDRNSVICGLVGRRVSPQLIPSHSTPRFIKRGATDFPSLPRATPPSQNEFYNRTNGTYPATSPSQNQLYNRTNGTYPATSPSQNQLYNGTNGTYSAPSVTIRRPMAATTHFQSQQQRWEPKTTR from the exons ATGGGAGCTGAAATTCCCTACCTAAGTGCAATAGGTGCATTATTCTACTTAGCGCAAT GTTGGCTCACTGCAGAGAGAAATATACATGACACATGTACTGCTAATATAGAAATATTCAAGATGAATAGTTCCAGAAATCTAAACCAAAGCTCTCTGCCTGAGCTTTTCATATCATTTTTTCAGAAG TTTTCTAGAATAAGCGTGCTGGCATCGGAGTACACAATCTGTACTTATACAGGGCAATGGGAATACAAAAGAGGCAATGATAAGTGGACCAAAGACTATCCTTTACTT ATTGAAGATCCGTTTGAGCAGCCTGATAATGCGGCAAGGGCTGTTTCCATGAATCAGCTTCCCAGGATATCTGAAGCATTTGAGAGGACCCACCCTTCACTTGTTTCATCCAATCAAGACAGAAATTCTGTGATCTGTGGTCTAGTTGGACGTCGGGTCAGCCCCCAACTTATTCCATCACATAGTACTCCAAGGTTTATCAAAAGAGGTGCTACAGATTTTCCTTCACTACCGCGTGCTACACCCCCATCTCAGAACGAGTTTTACAACAGGACAAATGGAACGTATCCCGCTACATCCCCATCTCAGAACCAGTTATACAACAGAACAAATGGAACGTATCCTGCTACATCCCCATCTCAGAACCAGCTTTACAACGGGACAAATGGAACGTATTCCGCTCCCAGTGTCACTATTCGCAGGCCAATGGCAGCAACAACTCATTTTCAAAGCCAACAGCAGAGGTGGGAGCCAAAGACCACCAGATGA
- the LOC113344729 gene encoding probable protein phosphatase 2C 24, which translates to MAEICCEVVSSENETTSSSSCDPNSRAARRRRMDIRSRYKCIPDHHVMKFPAPPLPQNDGSDDQEFSGNKKRLTISNADRNFGGLGVNHQHDLDQTDATQRYVAADGQICMMKSNVIDECPKFGATAVCGRRREMEDAVAIHPSLCAENSSSSRLHFFGLYDGHGCSHVAMSCKDRMHKLVKEEIENPLAVIPEQWKELMERSFSRMDKEVIQCKDDGTIPMINRSCRCELKMPQCESVGSTAVVSIVTPEKVVVANCGDSRAVLSRGGKAVPLSTDHKPDLPAELQRIQSAGGRVIYWDGPRVLGVLAMSRAIGDNYLKPYVSSEPEITVTDRTEEDEFMILASDGLWDVVSNDTACDIVRMCLLNGSGRVVLPQSSSAGVMKNVFGGGSNPDKACSDAAMLLTKLALARRSADNVSVVVVDLRKDLGSSSKLKNQKVSVAGC; encoded by the exons ATGGCAGAAATATGTTGCGAGGTTGTGAGTAGTGAGAATgaaacaacatcttcatcatcgtGCGATCCTAATTCTAGAGCTGCAAGACGGAGAAGAATGGATATTAGATCAAGGTATAAGTGCATCCCTGACCATCATGTCATGAAGTTCCCAGCACCACCACTACCACAAAATGATGGTTCTGATGATCAAGAATTTAGTGGTAATAAGAAACGGTTAACTATATCTAACGCCGACAGAAATTTTGGTGGTTTAGGAGTGAATCATCAACATGATCTTGATCAGACTGATGCTACTCAGAGATATGTTGCTGCTGATGGTCAGATTTGTATGATGAAATCGAATGTTATTGATGAGTGTCCTAAGTTTGGTGCCACCGCTGTATGCGGTCGGCGGCGAGAAATGGAAGATGCTGTGGCTATTCATCCTTCATTGTGCGCGGAGAATTCGTCAAGCAGTAGACTTCATTTCTTTGGTCTTTACGATGGTCATGGATGCTCTCAT GTTGCGATGTCATGTAAAGATCGGATGCACAAATTGGTAAAGGAAGAAATAGAAAATCCATTAGCAGTAATTCCAGAACAGTGGAAAGAATTAATGGAGAGAAGCTTTTCGCGAATGGATAAAGAAGTAATCCAATGTAAAGATGACGGTACAATACCGATGATAAATAGAAGTTGTAGGTGTGAACTAAAGATGCCGCAGTGTGAATCTGTTGGATCAACGGCTGTGGTTTCGATTGTCACACCGGAAAAAGTTGTTGTTGCTAACTGCGGTGATTCTCGAGCAGTTTTATCCCGGGGAGGGAAAGCTGTCCCTCTCTCGACCGATCACAAGCCAGATCTACCAGCAGAGCTTCAGAGGATACAAAGTGCTGGTGGCCGTGTAATCTATTGGGATGGTCCTCGTGTTCTTGGAGTTCTTGCAATGTCTAGAGCTATTGGGGATAATTATTTGAAGCCTTACGTGAGTTCTGAACCGGAGATCACGGTTACGGATAGAACAGAAGAAGATGAGTTTATGATTCTGGCGAGTGACGGGCTATGGGATGTGGTGTCTAATGACACCGCCTGTGATATTGTGCGTATGTGCTTGTTAAATGGTTCCGGTCGAGTTGTGTTGCCTCAGTCATCGTCTGCTGGTGTCATGAAGAATGTATTTGGAGGAGGTTCAAATCCAGACAAGGCTTGCTCAGATGCAGCTATGTTACTAACAAAGCTTGCATTGGCTCGCCGTAGTGCTGATAACGTGAGTGTCGTTGTAGTCGATCTTAGGAAGGATTTAGGATCATCATCTAAACTAAAAAACCAGAAAGTGTCTGTTGCTGGGTGTTGA